One genomic segment of Petrotoga olearia DSM 13574 includes these proteins:
- a CDS encoding inorganic phosphate transporter, with product MLIFYLIPAILLGWSLGSNNSSNIFGPAVVSGLVSYKRAIIISAFFVLVGSVVGGRNGLNTLGALTNLNVELLSLALFCAFLTMILMSFIGLPTSATQAVVGALIGISILKGEFNSAILTRIFISWIFTPIGALIFAFILYRLLALIFRKFLGVATQDRFLKILTWIAICYSAYSLGANNVANVTGVFANVLFTPFLLLIIGGSSIAVGILSTNQKVLYTVGKGIIELDHFSSSVSILGAGVTLWIYSLIGIPISAAQATIGAIVGVGLAAGTRTFDTNTIMKVIFGWVGTPMISGIISLIVLFLIQLLF from the coding sequence ATGCTTATATTTTACTTAATTCCAGCTATTTTGTTGGGATGGTCCCTAGGTTCCAACAATTCTTCCAATATATTTGGACCAGCCGTGGTTTCTGGACTGGTTTCATACAAAAGAGCTATTATAATATCTGCATTTTTTGTTTTAGTCGGTTCCGTTGTTGGAGGTAGAAATGGATTAAATACCTTGGGAGCTTTGACCAATTTAAATGTTGAACTACTATCATTAGCTTTATTTTGTGCTTTTTTAACGATGATATTAATGAGTTTCATTGGGCTTCCTACATCTGCTACCCAGGCTGTTGTGGGAGCTCTTATTGGAATAAGTATTCTAAAAGGAGAATTCAACTCAGCTATTTTAACAAGAATTTTCATTTCTTGGATATTTACACCGATTGGTGCCTTAATATTCGCTTTTATATTATATAGACTTTTAGCACTAATATTTAGAAAATTTTTGGGTGTCGCTACCCAAGATAGGTTCTTAAAAATACTAACTTGGATCGCTATTTGTTATAGCGCATACTCATTAGGAGCTAACAACGTTGCGAACGTTACTGGAGTATTTGCAAACGTTTTATTCACTCCATTTCTTTTACTAATTATAGGTGGTTCATCGATAGCTGTAGGAATTTTATCTACCAACCAAAAGGTTTTGTATACCGTAGGGAAAGGGATTATCGAATTGGATCATTTTTCATCATCTGTATCGATTTTGGGGGCAGGGGTTACCTTGTGGATCTACTCTTTAATTGGTATTCCTATCAGTGCTGCACAGGCTACAATAGGTGCTATTGTGGGTGTTGGATTAGCAGCAGGTACTAGAACTTTTGATACGAACACGATAATGAAAGTAATATTTGGTTGGGTAGGAACACCTATGATTTCTGGAATTATTTCCCTTATAGTATTATTTCTAATTCAATTATTATTTTAA